In a single window of the Deinococcus aetherius genome:
- a CDS encoding EamA family transporter, which yields MNSPGWIALGLLAALGGAGVTMFGKLGLEGVNPTLATALRAVIMALVMVGVAFGTGQLGPLPSRKTELGGRGCSSSWRG from the coding sequence ATGAACTCCCCGGGATGGATCGCCCTCGGCCTGCTCGCGGCCCTCGGCGGGGCGGGCGTCACGATGTTCGGCAAGCTGGGGCTGGAGGGCGTGAACCCGACCCTCGCCACGGCCCTGCGCGCGGTCATCATGGCGCTGGTGATGGTTGGGGTGGCGTTTGGGACGGGGCAACTGGGGCCCCTTCCGAGCAGAAAGACGGAACTCGGCGGGCGTGGCTGTTCAT
- the leuS gene encoding leucine--tRNA ligase, whose amino-acid sequence MTKIEIQEPRAERYNPHAIEPKWQERWEAEGLYTFHEDPSKTKFYALTMFPYPSGNLHIGHWYANVAPDARARWLRMRGYNVLFPMGFDAFGLPAENAAIRNNLNPAVWTYSNIEHMTGQFRRMGTMIDWSRKFATCDPEYYRWNQWFFTEFFRRGMVYKKDGLVNWCPKDQTVLANEQVVDGACERCGTPVERRNLSQWYMKITDYADELLDFSDTDMPERVRLMQTNWIGKSVGAEITFDTPAGPETVFTTRPDTVMGATFLVLAPEHPKVPALTTEGQADEVRAYVEAAGRKTDVERQQDVGEKTGVFTGSYATHPVSGHQIPIWVADYVLVTYGTGSIMAVPSGDQRDLDFARKFGLEIIETVRPGGAEPMDVATVTEAYAGDGIIVNEGPLHGMRGGKAHISAVIDRLAELDVAQAKTTYRLRDWLFARQRYWGTPIPIVYCPEHGAQAVPDDQLPVRLPENVEFTPTGQSPLKLDREWIATTCPVCGGPAERDTDTMDTFVDSSWYMYRYLSPHDDQHPYDPSKANLMPVDLYTGGIEHAILHLLYSRFWTKLMRDMGLTTLNEPFKALRNQGIILGPDGEKMSKSRGNVVDPDDLVREYGTDTVRAYLMFIAPWELGGPWDPSGINGPAKWLSRVWALYFDEKVPGPEEKVTEAELRYAVHSGLKKVSGDFDRLSFNTIIASLMELTNTLVKAKRSPSYGTPAWDEALDIFNRMLAPVVPHIAEEIWTQRGGAESVHVQPWPEVDEAAATRDTVTVGVQVSGKVRGEVEISRAASQEEALAAARANPDVARFIEGKTRVKEIYVPGRIINIVVK is encoded by the coding sequence ATGACCAAGATCGAGATTCAGGAGCCGCGCGCCGAGCGTTACAACCCGCACGCCATCGAGCCCAAGTGGCAGGAGCGGTGGGAGGCGGAGGGGCTGTACACCTTCCACGAGGACCCCAGCAAGACCAAGTTCTACGCCCTGACGATGTTCCCGTACCCCTCGGGGAACCTGCACATCGGCCACTGGTACGCGAACGTGGCGCCGGACGCGCGGGCCCGCTGGCTGCGGATGCGGGGCTACAACGTGCTGTTCCCGATGGGCTTCGACGCCTTCGGGCTGCCCGCCGAGAACGCGGCGATCAGGAACAACCTGAATCCGGCGGTGTGGACGTACTCGAACATCGAGCACATGACGGGGCAGTTCAGGCGGATGGGCACCATGATCGACTGGTCCCGCAAGTTCGCCACCTGCGACCCCGAGTACTACCGCTGGAACCAGTGGTTCTTCACCGAGTTCTTCCGGCGGGGCATGGTCTACAAAAAAGACGGCCTGGTGAACTGGTGCCCGAAGGACCAGACCGTGCTGGCGAACGAGCAGGTCGTGGACGGCGCGTGCGAGCGCTGCGGCACCCCCGTCGAGCGGCGCAACCTGAGCCAGTGGTACATGAAGATCACCGACTACGCCGACGAGCTGCTGGACTTCTCGGACACCGACATGCCCGAGCGCGTGCGGCTGATGCAGACGAACTGGATCGGCAAGTCGGTGGGCGCCGAGATCACCTTCGACACGCCCGCCGGGCCGGAGACCGTCTTCACCACCCGCCCCGACACGGTAATGGGCGCGACCTTCCTGGTCCTGGCCCCCGAGCATCCCAAGGTGCCGGCGCTGACGACGGAGGGACAGGCGGACGAGGTGCGCGCCTACGTCGAGGCAGCGGGCCGCAAGACCGACGTGGAGCGCCAGCAGGACGTAGGGGAAAAGACGGGGGTGTTCACCGGGAGCTATGCTACCCACCCCGTCTCCGGGCATCAAATTCCTATCTGGGTCGCCGACTACGTGCTGGTGACCTACGGCACGGGCTCGATCATGGCCGTGCCGAGCGGCGACCAGCGCGACCTGGACTTCGCCCGCAAGTTCGGGCTGGAGATCATCGAGACGGTGCGGCCGGGGGGCGCCGAGCCGATGGACGTGGCGACCGTCACCGAGGCCTACGCGGGCGACGGCATCATCGTGAACGAGGGGCCGCTGCACGGGATGAGGGGCGGCAAGGCGCACATCTCCGCCGTCATCGACCGCCTGGCCGAGCTGGACGTGGCGCAGGCCAAGACCACCTACCGCCTGCGTGACTGGCTGTTCGCGCGCCAGCGGTACTGGGGCACGCCCATCCCCATCGTGTACTGCCCCGAGCACGGCGCGCAGGCCGTCCCCGACGATCAACTGCCCGTCCGCCTGCCCGAGAACGTGGAGTTCACGCCCACCGGCCAGAGTCCCCTGAAGCTGGACCGCGAGTGGATCGCCACGACCTGCCCCGTCTGCGGCGGCCCAGCGGAGCGCGACACGGACACGATGGACACCTTCGTGGATTCGAGCTGGTACATGTACCGCTACCTGTCGCCGCACGACGACCAGCACCCCTACGATCCCTCAAAGGCCAACCTGATGCCGGTGGACCTCTACACGGGCGGGATCGAGCACGCCATCCTGCACCTGCTGTACTCGCGCTTCTGGACGAAACTGATGCGCGACATGGGCCTGACCACGCTGAATGAGCCCTTCAAGGCGCTGCGCAACCAGGGCATCATCCTGGGGCCGGACGGCGAGAAGATGAGCAAGTCGCGCGGCAACGTGGTGGACCCCGACGACCTGGTGCGCGAGTACGGGACGGACACGGTGCGCGCGTACCTGATGTTCATCGCACCGTGGGAACTGGGCGGCCCCTGGGACCCCAGCGGCATCAACGGCCCGGCGAAGTGGCTGTCCCGCGTCTGGGCCCTGTACTTCGACGAGAAGGTGCCTGGGCCCGAGGAGAAGGTCACCGAGGCCGAGTTGCGCTACGCCGTCCACAGTGGCCTGAAAAAGGTCTCGGGCGACTTCGACCGCCTGAGCTTCAACACGATCATCGCCTCGCTGATGGAGCTGACGAACACGCTGGTCAAGGCCAAGCGCAGCCCGAGCTACGGCACGCCCGCCTGGGACGAGGCGCTGGACATCTTCAACCGGATGCTGGCCCCGGTCGTGCCCCATATCGCCGAGGAAATCTGGACCCAGCGCGGCGGCGCAGAAAGCGTCCATGTCCAGCCCTGGCCCGAGGTGGACGAGGCCGCCGCCACCCGCGACACCGTGACGGTCGGCGTGCAGGTGAGCGGGAAGGTGCGCGGGGAGGTCGAGATCAGCAGGGCGGCCTCGCAGGAGGAGGCGCTGGCCGCCGCCCGCGCGAACCCCGACGTGGCCCGCTTCATCGAGGGCAAGACGAGGGTGAAAGAGATTTACGTCCCGGGGCGAATTATCAATATCGTGGTGAAGTAG
- a CDS encoding alpha/beta fold hydrolase, giving the protein MTPRSGRRWRLPLAALLVLVGVAAARTLPPGSPAPALRPALSGERRFLDLPGIGRVAYYADPRGDGRPLVLTPSVNAAASAYEMKPLWDAYAGTRPLYALEWPGFGSSDRPDVPYTPELMTSALAALVSQLGGDVDVVALSLGSEFAARAALSEPHIRTLALISPSGLGASRGTQQASAEDDGQRLYRRLRAVGTPLYALLRTRPSIELFLARSFRGPVDQGLVEYSLETTRQPGARNAPLYFISGQLFTPDAYRDLYSRLGVPTLVLYDRDGFVSFDRLPEFASRPGVRAVRIEGTDGLPHFERLTEVRAALDAFWGENR; this is encoded by the coding sequence ATGACCCCGCGCTCCGGCCGCCGCTGGCGCCTGCCCCTCGCTGCCCTGCTCGTGCTCGTGGGGGTGGCCGCCGCGCGGACGCTGCCTCCGGGCTCTCCCGCCCCGGCCCTGCGCCCCGCGCTCTCCGGCGAGCGGCGCTTTCTCGACCTGCCGGGGATCGGGCGGGTGGCGTACTACGCCGATCCCCGGGGAGACGGGCGACCCCTGGTCCTCACCCCGTCGGTGAACGCCGCCGCGAGCGCCTACGAGATGAAACCGCTCTGGGACGCCTACGCGGGCACCCGGCCCCTCTACGCGTTGGAGTGGCCCGGCTTCGGCAGCAGCGACCGCCCCGACGTGCCCTACACCCCCGAGCTGATGACCTCCGCGCTGGCCGCACTCGTCTCGCAGCTTGGAGGCGACGTGGACGTGGTGGCCCTCAGCCTGGGGAGCGAGTTCGCGGCCCGGGCCGCGTTGAGCGAGCCCCACATCCGGACCCTGGCCCTGATCAGCCCCAGCGGCCTCGGAGCCTCGCGCGGCACCCAGCAGGCGAGCGCCGAGGACGACGGGCAACGGCTCTACCGCCGTCTCCGGGCGGTGGGCACGCCCCTGTACGCCCTGCTGCGGACCCGGCCCAGTATCGAACTCTTCCTCGCCCGCTCCTTCCGTGGCCCCGTGGATCAGGGCCTCGTCGAGTACAGCCTGGAGACCACCCGCCAGCCCGGCGCCCGCAACGCGCCCCTGTACTTCATCAGCGGCCAGCTTTTCACCCCTGACGCCTACCGCGACCTCTACAGCCGCCTGGGCGTCCCCACCCTCGTCCTGTACGACCGCGACGGCTTCGTGAGTTTCGACCGCCTGCCGGAGTTCGCCTCGCGCCCCGGTGTGAGGGCCGTCCGTATCGAGGGCACCGACGGCCTGCCCCACTTCGAGAGGCTGACCGAGGTGCGGGCGGCCCTGGACGCCTTCTGGGGCGAGAACCGTTAG
- a CDS encoding lipid-A-disaccharide synthase-related protein — translation MNFPAPRPAFLVSNGTAEDLIGARLLGHLGAAPPGVGARVLPLVGAGRAYAGVPGVTRVGEELPLPSGGFPFGSAANLLADLRAGLVGGSLRQWRDAARAARGAGAVVVVGDAYALMVGTLAARAAGVPLVHVQPLLSAHYLEGLGLRGALSELNALGANLPMPYELRLARGARAVFVRDAETEQYYRARGVPAHWAGSFALDVLPPPERDLPALTRGRAVLALLPGSREDHRESLPVMLRAAARVPGTVGVVAWPHRWDAVTLPDGWTLRVEDDRTARAEGEGARALLLRGAFGAVARAADVAVGTAGTANEQLAGLGVPVVAFPTGGPQYTAGFARRQGRLLGDALSVVAPSPEAVAAEVRALLGDPARRARAAVAGLGRVGAAGALPVIAAEVRGLLGGASSYPP, via the coding sequence GTGAACTTCCCCGCCCCCCGGCCCGCCTTTCTCGTCTCGAACGGCACGGCGGAGGACCTGATCGGGGCGCGGCTGCTGGGCCACCTCGGCGCGGCGCCTCCTGGAGTGGGGGCGCGGGTGCTGCCGCTCGTGGGCGCGGGGCGGGCCTACGCGGGGGTGCCGGGTGTGACGCGGGTGGGCGAGGAACTGCCCCTCCCCAGCGGGGGCTTTCCCTTCGGCAGCGCGGCGAACCTGCTCGCGGACCTGCGGGCGGGGCTGGTGGGCGGGTCGCTGCGGCAGTGGCGGGACGCGGCGCGGGCTGCGCGGGGCGCGGGCGCGGTCGTCGTGGTGGGGGACGCCTACGCCCTGATGGTGGGGACGCTGGCGGCGCGGGCGGCAGGGGTGCCACTCGTCCACGTCCAGCCGCTCCTGAGCGCGCACTACCTGGAGGGGCTGGGCCTGCGGGGGGCCCTCTCCGAACTCAACGCCCTGGGCGCCAACCTCCCGATGCCGTACGAGTTGCGGCTGGCACGCGGGGCGCGGGCGGTCTTCGTGCGCGACGCCGAGACGGAGCAGTACTACCGGGCGCGGGGAGTCCCGGCACACTGGGCGGGGAGCTTCGCCCTCGACGTGCTGCCCCCGCCCGAACGGGACCTCCCGGCGCTGACGCGAGGTCGTGCAGTCCTCGCCCTCCTGCCCGGCTCGCGGGAGGACCACCGGGAGAGCCTGCCCGTGATGCTGCGGGCGGCGGCGCGGGTGCCAGGGACGGTGGGGGTCGTCGCGTGGCCGCACAGGTGGGACGCCGTGACCCTGCCGGACGGCTGGACGCTGCGGGTGGAGGACGACCGGACCGCCCGGGCGGAGGGCGAGGGGGCCCGGGCTCTCCTCCTGCGCGGCGCGTTCGGGGCGGTCGCACGGGCGGCGGACGTGGCGGTGGGCACGGCGGGCACCGCGAACGAGCAACTGGCGGGTCTGGGCGTGCCCGTCGTGGCCTTTCCGACGGGCGGGCCGCAGTACACGGCAGGCTTCGCGCGGCGGCAGGGACGGCTCCTGGGGGACGCGCTGAGCGTGGTCGCCCCCAGCCCGGAGGCCGTGGCGGCGGAGGTGCGCGCTCTGCTCGGGGACCCGGCGCGGCGGGCGCGGGCGGCGGTGGCGGGGCTGGGCCGGGTGGGCGCGGCGGGGGCCCTTCCCGTCATCGCCGCCGAGGTGCGTGGGCTGCTCGGCGGGGCATCCTCCTACCCCCCGTAA
- a CDS encoding polysaccharide deacetylase family protein: protein MRPGVPSWARIPLALAALAVLLADVLGRAAGWGALGPGDRTSGRVAVTFDDGPGERTGELLAVLARHRAPATFFVTAPACAGFPDLLRALRDAGHQVESHGRWHTHALRLPPGREWAQVRWHPRAGELGPHLYRPPYGGHSPLTRLLARLARREVALWDVEGRDWTPAPAADLAGRTLGQVRPGSVILLHDGPGVTPDLLDLLLAGLRARGLTPVLLRDLPPRPIGFRDGLLRLRSSYGG, encoded by the coding sequence TTGAGGCCGGGCGTCCCCTCCTGGGCGCGCATCCCGCTCGCTCTGGCCGCCCTCGCCGTCCTCCTCGCCGACGTGCTGGGCCGCGCCGCCGGGTGGGGTGCCCTGGGCCCCGGGGACCGCACCTCCGGCCGGGTCGCCGTCACCTTCGACGACGGGCCGGGGGAGCGGACGGGTGAGCTGCTGGCGGTGCTCGCCCGGCACCGCGCCCCCGCCACCTTCTTCGTGACAGCCCCGGCGTGCGCTGGGTTCCCGGATCTCCTGCGGGCGCTGAGGGACGCAGGGCATCAGGTCGAGTCGCACGGCCGCTGGCACACCCACGCCCTGCGGCTGCCCCCCGGGCGGGAGTGGGCCCAGGTGCGCTGGCACCCCCGCGCCGGGGAGCTGGGGCCCCACCTCTACCGCCCCCCCTACGGCGGCCACAGCCCCCTGACCCGCCTCCTCGCCCGCCTCGCCCGCCGCGAAGTCGCCCTCTGGGACGTGGAGGGCCGCGACTGGACCCCTGCGCCCGCCGCCGATCTCGCCGGGCGGACGCTTGGGCAAGTCCGCCCGGGGAGCGTGATCCTGCTGCACGACGGCCCCGGGGTGACGCCCGACCTGCTCGACCTGCTGCTCGCCGGGTTGAGGGCGCGGGGGCTGACGCCCGTCCTGCTGCGCGACCTGCCTCCGCGCCCCATCGGATTTCGGGACGGCCTGTTGCGTCTGCGGTCGAGTTACGGGGGGTAG
- a CDS encoding MFS transporter, translated as MTRRSPLRPGTLGPVVAAAAALACAEFVRSGVYAAYLPQAGPRELGLPQAAVGLAWTAHFAADTLMRGPAGALIARRGLRVVMLLGALLSLLALALLPLAHWPWLLVLVAALHGVGFAAMWPGAMNLTADAAREGYQGRAITGVALGVMPLVGGGVLLMGGLAQGDPGLALLVALGMQTLGVLATLALPARPVRPREEGKAPAPERVRRAARALAPLLPAAFMQNVTMSMLGLLLFTLAPGLGLNYWGMVALLVVGGVVAYGSLPFTGRVADRGRARLALTAGFALVGLALTAISATPPVWALYPLAAVAGLGYACISPGWAALVTGTLPEAERPAAWGALMTFENAGTALGPLLGSLAFAQLGVPGPFLVGGLLALTTATVYIIFRRAFPEGRGAQPA; from the coding sequence ATGACCCGCCGCTCGCCGCTGCGCCCGGGCACCCTGGGCCCCGTCGTCGCCGCCGCCGCCGCGCTCGCCTGCGCGGAGTTCGTGCGCAGCGGGGTGTACGCGGCCTACCTGCCGCAGGCAGGCCCCCGCGAACTGGGTCTCCCCCAGGCCGCCGTGGGCCTGGCGTGGACCGCCCACTTCGCGGCCGACACCCTGATGCGCGGCCCGGCGGGAGCCCTGATCGCCCGGCGCGGCCTGCGGGTGGTCATGCTCCTGGGGGCGTTGCTCAGCCTCCTGGCGCTCGCGCTGTTGCCGCTGGCGCACTGGCCGTGGTTGCTCGTCCTCGTCGCCGCCCTGCACGGAGTCGGCTTCGCGGCGATGTGGCCGGGGGCGATGAACCTTACCGCCGACGCGGCGCGCGAGGGCTACCAGGGCCGGGCGATCACCGGGGTCGCGCTGGGGGTGATGCCGCTCGTGGGCGGGGGAGTCCTGCTGATGGGGGGGCTGGCCCAGGGGGACCCGGGGCTCGCCCTGCTCGTCGCGCTGGGCATGCAGACGCTGGGGGTCCTCGCCACCCTTGCCCTCCCCGCCCGCCCGGTGCGGCCCCGGGAGGAGGGAAAGGCCCCGGCGCCGGAGAGGGTGCGCCGCGCCGCCCGGGCGCTGGCGCCGCTGCTGCCCGCCGCCTTCATGCAAAACGTCACCATGTCCATGCTCGGGCTGCTGCTGTTTACCCTCGCTCCGGGGCTGGGGTTGAACTACTGGGGCATGGTCGCCCTGCTCGTGGTGGGCGGGGTGGTCGCCTACGGCTCGCTGCCCTTCACCGGGCGGGTGGCGGACCGGGGCCGGGCCCGGCTCGCCCTGACGGCGGGCTTCGCCCTGGTCGGCCTCGCCCTGACCGCCATCTCGGCCACCCCGCCCGTGTGGGCGCTCTACCCCCTGGCGGCGGTGGCGGGCCTGGGGTACGCCTGCATCTCGCCCGGCTGGGCTGCCCTCGTCACGGGCACCCTGCCCGAGGCCGAGCGCCCCGCCGCCTGGGGCGCCCTGATGACCTTCGAGAACGCGGGCACGGCCCTGGGCCCGCTGCTCGGCAGCCTGGCCTTCGCGCAGCTCGGCGTGCCCGGCCCCTTCCTGGTGGGAGGCCTGCTGGCGCTGACGACGGCCACCGTGTACATCATCTTCCGCCGCGCGTTCCCCGAGGGCCGGGGGGCACAGCCCGCTTGA
- a CDS encoding glycosyltransferase family 2 protein: MPDFTVVIPARNEAQYLPLTLRALERQLHPPAEVIVVDNASRDQTAAVARAWGATVVSCHVRGIAPTRQAGLDAARTGWVASTDADSLPCPEWLARFDQAAGKGAAGSGHCGRVALYGPMRFCGVSRPVSVLSELAYGTFLHACEVAGRPNLAGANMAFSRGAAHLAGGYPDVEAYEDVLLGRALERLGEVTYVPGALVETSARRLEGGWLPFLWRHAQNLSGHTRGYFEE; this comes from the coding sequence GTGCCGGACTTCACGGTCGTGATCCCCGCGCGCAACGAGGCGCAGTACCTGCCCCTCACCCTGCGCGCCCTGGAACGCCAGCTTCATCCCCCCGCCGAGGTGATCGTGGTGGACAACGCCAGCCGCGACCAGACGGCGGCGGTCGCGCGGGCCTGGGGTGCCACGGTCGTCTCCTGCCACGTGCGCGGCATCGCCCCCACCCGCCAGGCGGGCCTGGACGCCGCGCGCACCGGCTGGGTCGCCTCCACCGACGCCGACTCGCTGCCGTGCCCGGAGTGGCTCGCCCGCTTCGACCAGGCCGCTGGGAAGGGGGCCGCCGGGTCCGGTCACTGCGGCCGGGTGGCCCTCTACGGCCCGATGCGCTTTTGCGGCGTGTCGCGCCCCGTGTCGGTCCTCTCCGAACTCGCCTACGGCACCTTCCTGCACGCCTGCGAGGTCGCCGGGCGCCCCAACCTCGCCGGGGCGAACATGGCCTTCTCGCGCGGGGCCGCTCACCTCGCGGGCGGCTATCCCGACGTGGAGGCCTACGAGGACGTGCTGCTGGGGCGCGCCCTGGAGAGGCTCGGCGAGGTCACCTACGTGCCCGGCGCGCTGGTGGAGACGAGCGCGCGGCGGCTGGAGGGCGGCTGGCTGCCCTTCCTGTGGCGCCACGCGCAAAACCTCAGCGGTCATACGCGAGGGTACTTCGAGGAGTGA